In the genome of Paenibacillus pabuli, the window ACAAGGTAAAAGACTTAATGCAGCATATGGTGATTCCGGTTATTGTTATCGGACTTTCGGGTACTGCAGATCTGATTCGGATCATGCGTGGACAAATGCTCGATGAGTTGAACAAACCGAATGTCATTACAGCCCGTGCCAAGGGCTTATCAGAGATGCAAATCCTGTTCAAGTATCCGACACGTGCAGCCTTGAATCCTATTGTGAGTACATTTGGCTGGTCACTGTCCTCCATCTTTACCGGCGCTACCATTACAGCAATCGTATTGAACCTGCCGATTCAGGGGCCAGTTATGCATAATGCTTTGCTCGGTCAGGACATGTATCTTGCTGGAACCTTTTTATTGATCATGGCTTTGCTGACGGTTCTCGGAACACTGATTTCCGATATTTTGCTGGCTTGGCTTGATCCCAAAATACGTACAGAGTTCAGAGGATCCTAATGATGAGACCACTACCGTTATTTAAAGGTCAAAGGCCGGCAGTCCCTGTTACAGCAGCACCCAAAGATACTGTATACAGCTCGCAGTGGCGCCTGATTTATCAGAAATTCAAGAAACACAAGTTGGCCCGGATCAGCATGTACCTTCTGGGCGCATTTTACATCATCGCACTATTCGCACAGTTTATCGCGCCGTATGGGCTGCAAAGCTATGACAGCAAATACGTGAATGCTCCGCCAATGGGATTGCGATTTGTCGATGCGGACGGCAAGTTTCACATCAAGCCGTTTGTCTATGAATTGAAGAGCGAGCGTGACCCCGAAACATTGCGTAAAATGTTTGTCCCGGATACCGAAAAAAAGCATTTCTTCAAGTTCTTTGTAAAGGGAGAAGAATATAAGTTTCTTGGTCTGATCCCCATGTCGACGCATTTGTTCGCTGTAGATGAGCCAGGCCGTATATTCCTGCTGGGTACGGACGGTATGGGGCGTGACCTGTTCTCCCGGATCGTGCTGGGCAGTCAAATCTCACTAAGCATCCCGCTGGTCGGCGTAGGCATTAGCTTTATTCTGGGTTTAATTATTGGAGGCATCTCCGGTTATTTTGGCGGCTGGATTGATTCCATGATACAGCGCATCATCGAAATCATCCGTTCCTTTCCGACGCTGCCATTGTGGATGGCACTGTCTGCTGCAATTCCGCCACGTATTCCGGTCGTGACCATGTATTTATACATCGTGATCATCTTCGCTTTTATTGGCTGGACCGATCTGGCACGTGTGGTCAGAGGCAAGTTCATTTCGTTGAAGAATGAAGATTATGTAATAGCTGCAAAGATCGCTGGTGTAGGGGATGCAAAGATTATTGTCAAACATCTACTGCCAGGCTTCATGAGTTATTTAGTCGTAGCGACAACCCTGGCAATTCCGAGCATGATTCTGGGTGAGACGGCTATGAGCTTTCTCGGTCTTGGCGTACGTTCGCCAGCAACCAGTTGGGGTGTGCTGCTTCAGGAGGCGCAAAAAATTGAAAATGTGGCCCTTTATCCATGGAAGCTCATTCCGCTCGCTTTTGTCATTCTGACTGT includes:
- a CDS encoding ABC transporter permease, whose product is MMRPLPLFKGQRPAVPVTAAPKDTVYSSQWRLIYQKFKKHKLARISMYLLGAFYIIALFAQFIAPYGLQSYDSKYVNAPPMGLRFVDADGKFHIKPFVYELKSERDPETLRKMFVPDTEKKHFFKFFVKGEEYKFLGLIPMSTHLFAVDEPGRIFLLGTDGMGRDLFSRIVLGSQISLSIPLVGVGISFILGLIIGGISGYFGGWIDSMIQRIIEIIRSFPTLPLWMALSAAIPPRIPVVTMYLYIVIIFAFIGWTDLARVVRGKFISLKNEDYVIAAKIAGVGDAKIIVKHLLPGFMSYLVVATTLAIPSMILGETAMSFLGLGVRSPATSWGVLLQEAQKIENVALYPWKLIPLAFVILTVLTYNFIGDGLRDAADPYKK